The genomic interval AGTCTGTTCCGCTTTATCGATGTTTACCAGTGCGGTTGAATCGTCTGTAGAGGAAGCGAATTCTCTTCTCTAAGTTGTGTCTGTCCAGCGTCATCATTCGGTCCCCCACCATCCTCTTCTTCCGAATTAAACGCTGCAATTCATTACCCCTGAACGCTTTCAGCCAGCAGGGGGCCACAATGAGGTCTTTGGGGTGAGCTTTGAAATCTCCTGAAACAGAACGTGTGGAGATAGTTTCACAGCAAGTCAAgtgttgaaaaagaaaaaaacttgaTGAAAAAGAGGGACAAAAGCCTCCACAACCATTTAGTCCTATTTTATAGTCTGAGACAGTCAACTAATAATTGGACGTATCTGTTACAGAACACTTACCTAAGATGCCAATGTTATCATAAACTCCGAACATGCTCTTTTTCTCAGTCCACCTGTCCACCTTCTTCAGCTCAGGAATGGCGTGCATTCGGATCTGGCAGCACGTGCCTGCAGACAGTACATTATTATGAGATAGTATCAAGCTAGTATCTTTGCACATATATTACATTTAGAGGTACCACAAGTAGCACATAACTGATCCATCAGTCAACATTTAAATGTAGTTCCAGTTGAGCTTTTGTTGTAtatggtgttttgttttacgCCACACTGAACTAATTTTTTCTTCAATACTATTAAAGTAAAACATGTAAGAAATATCACTTGGAGCTATTATGTTTAAATGATGTGACGTGTGCAGGAAACATACTGGTTTTTACACATTAGCAGTGTCTAAAACCAGTAGCAGTAAGTTACTCACCAGTAGAGATGGCCCTGGCGGTGTGCAGCAGAGTCCCAGCGGAGTGACAGAGGGCAGCTCCGGCTCTCAGTAAACCTCCCAGCGACGACATTTCCACTACGACAGGACGTCAACAATACACTTAAGGCAGCAGCTAAACCACATATATCACTAGCAGCTAAACCAGTTAGCCGACTGATGGTTATTCTGCGTCGCCTCTGTCAACACGTTAGCACCGTTAGCTTTCCATGTACCTTTACGATGACCCTTAGCTAGCGAATTACTTACACGCCTCCGTTTGTAGAAACATTACCTGGGTTACGGTGATATGAGCAGTCTTATACCAGCGGAGCCTTTGTTCTTATCACAATTAATTAATCAACCGAAGCCTCGTGTAGACATGTAAAGACAATAAAAAGTAAGTCATTGAGACGTCAACATGCTGCAAGCGGTagcttcctgcttcttcttcttctgttgtgtttattgGGGGCTTGCGTCCTCACTGTTGCACTACCGCCACCTGTCGACTTCTTCCTTTCCCTGACccagtgacatttaaaaacTCATACACatcctctccccttctctctgaTCCCCCAGCTTCCAACACTCTTTGGGCACACTTCTTTCGCTCCTGCTTCCCTCATACTCTTCCCCATTCCTTCCATTTCTCTCCTGTATTTGTCACACTCCATTATAACGTGCTCCACTCCCTCCACTTCACCACAAAATTCAACCTATGCTTTCCCCCTCCCCTTTTAACAATTTAACATGTTccacaacctcctcctgctctgttgctcTTTTCGCCACCCCGTCCACCCACTCGTTCCTTTTAATAACCACATGACCGGGAACCCACATTAACACGATCTCCCTTCTACTATTCTGACTTAATAAGTCCAGAACTTCAAACGACACTTCCTGATGGTACTTTGCTCTCTTTCCCCGTACCGGCTGTAACACTGACAGAGAGTCACTACAGATCAAAGCCACCCTGATTGCAATCAATTCCACTACAAATATACTTAGATGATCAGAGGTTCTGACTTCTATTTCTTTTCCTACAGTTTCCACTACAACTCCAACACCTCTTTTCCCCAACTTTTGATCTTTGGTCCCATCGGTGAATACCCGAACACACCCCTTGTACTTCATATCAACTATATTATAGAACTCAATAACAACATAAAAATCCTCCATTTGGTTTTCCCTTCCTCCAGACCCAACTCCACCCTCACCTCTTTCTGCCTCCATAAAGGACCTTTAGGGATGTaattctccatctccatctccacctccacctcaccaACACCCATCTGTCGTGCCCACTTGTCACCCTTCCACCCACAGCTTGCCACCCCTACTTTCTCTCTCAGCACCAGTCTAATACGTGCTTCTCTGGGTAAGTAGCATCCTTCCCCTTCAGGCTTACCCAGTAGTTCACAGCAGGTTGCTTTCTTCTGAGACTGAGGTATGACACCAAATTGCACCGTCGTCTGCAGAAAGAGACCTCCCCAAGCCCTTATCCAACCCACTAAACACACCGTTGATTACGACATTAAACAGCACAGGATTGACCACACTGCCTTGCGGtcaaatgtgctgctgtttgcttttccgtGGTGCGCAATTCGTGCGACACTTACGGTAACACTGTGAACAACGGAGATGATACTACAGCTAACGTCCtaaagaaacatactgtaaactgcaaaatatcagaAGTTTTGGAATTTACTGTGCATGTTTGCAAAGACTCACTGattaaatgtataaaaacacaattgg from Betta splendens chromosome 16, fBetSpl5.4, whole genome shotgun sequence carries:
- the mrpl51 gene encoding 39S ribosomal protein L51, mitochondrial, coding for MSSLGGLLRAGAALCHSAGTLLHTARAISTGTCCQIRMHAIPELKKVDRWTEKKSMFGVYDNIGILGDFKAHPKDLIVAPCWLKAFRGNELQRLIRKKRMVGDRMMTLDRHNLEKRIRFLYRRFNRTGKHR